The genomic region TTTTTACTTTATTGAGCACTTCCTTGCCCCTTTCTAAAATGACTATCTGCAAATTTGGATTTTGCTGTGCTATTTGAATAGCCGCAAAAAATCCAGCCGCTCCACCACCCACTATAACTACATCTAAAACCATAGGGCAAAGTTAGTTTTTTTGCCCGTACTATAATTAATCTATTTTTTAATGACTGCAAAGCCTTCTCCGGGTTGTACAAAATCATCTTCGAGTCCTGCAAAACCTTCTCAAAGTCGTGCAAAGACATTTCAGATTCATACAAAGCCTTCTCTGAGTAGTGCAAAAACATCTCGAAGTCGTGCAAAGACAGTTCAGATTCATGCAAAGCCTTCTCTGAGTGGTGCAAAAACATCTCAAAGTCGTGCAAGACATACTTGTATATATACAAAAACATTTTGGAATCGTACTTAGACTTCTATGAGGTATGCAAGCCGCACTGCAAGTTGTTAAATCCTTTCTGGAGGTTGAAATGCAATAATTATAGCATTAAGATTAAATAAGCTGGTAAATCGAGTCTGAAATCCTGCTAAAAAAAGTGGATTAGCTTGCCTAACCGTGGTGAGCAGTCAGGCTCAACTTACAATGTTGATTTGGCAGTACCTACTTATCAACATTGAGTTTTACTAAAAGTAAAACATAAATCCAAAACTTATACGCATGGCATCCCGGCTTTTAGACTCTGCAATAAACTGGTCGTTTACAAAGCCTTCGCCAGAGAGTTTTTTAACCCCATAATCAAGTTCCAAACCAATCGTCATTCGATCGTAAGGATCGTACATTACATTAAAAATTCCGTAGAAATGCCTATGGTCCATATTCCCATTAAGATAAATGCTGGGTTCCTCATCCTCCGGAAAAAAAATATGCCGCGTAGCATTATCTGTATAGAAATAGGTGTAACCAAAAACGAGGTTGGTGTGAATTTTAGGGTGAAAGAAATATTCGTAGGAAGCCCATCCACCGAGGGCAGGGGTAGCACTAAAACTATTGTTCTTGGTAGGAAAGCCATCGTAACCATGACCAGAAATAGTGGTCATGTAAGCGGTAATACCTTTACCACCAACGAATTGAAACTGCAGATTATTTCTGGAATTTATACGGCGATAAATCCCAGAAAAACTAAAACCATAACCAAAAAAGCCATCTTCCTCTTGGTTGAGCTTATATCGAATATATCTATAAACAGAAGACAGACGGAGATGTCCCCAAGGCTTTTCAAATTTCATGGCCGCAGTTAAATCTGGCACATATTGATTGGCTTCCTCCACATAAGGTTCTAAATCTTTATATCTCGTATAGTCGTTTATCGGTGCTTCCAGACTAATCTCATAAATAAAATTGGGGTTACGCAAGGTATTTTTATATTTTATATGCAGTGTTCGCAACCAGATTCCAGACGGTGGCCCTTCCCATTCCATGATGTCTGGCCATAAAATTTCGTCTCCGAAGTTGTTCCAATTCTGTCCGATTTGCCAGTGTTCTGTTTCCACAAAGGCCCGGCGTAAACGTACGCGGCCATCACCTCCCCAAAAATCGGATTCTACCACTGCGTCTACTTTTTTGCCACTATCTAAAATAAGACTGGTTTCCATGCGGATTTGCGTTTGGTAAAGGTCTACATTTAAGCTTTTGGAGTCGTCTGTACCAAAAACATTAATACTCCCAACGGCAAAAGTTTCGCTGTCCTGCAATCCTCCAAAAACATCAAAATAACCGTTGAGTTTCATGTTTACCCCCAGACTAGCTTTGTAGCGAGGCAACTCACCGACCGAATCTTTCGCCTGCACCGATAACAAACGATCTTGGGCCTCCATCGAAACGAGACCACATATATTCAGAAAAAAACAAAGTAATAGCCTCCTCATGGTAAATCTTTTAGAAACGAGAGGTGTGGAGGAATTTAAAAATACAATATTTTAAGTTTAAAATGGCTATAATATAAAACATATCCCATATATAATTTATATATTTGTTGAAATTTATTTGAAATGAAAAAATTAATAGACATTGAAGAGGATCTTTTGTATAAATTGAAGCTGTTGGCAGTACACGAAAACATGAGTGTAAAAGCACTTATGGAAAAAGCCGTAGCATTTTTTGTGGAGCATAAACAAAATCTGCGTGCAGAAGCGTTATCAGACGAAGAAAAGGAAGACCTTGGGTTGCTTCTTCTTATGAATCAAGCTGAAAACGATAGCTATGTGAGTGAAGAAGAAATTATGAAGGCACTCAAAGAATGACAGTAAAATACAAATCCAGTTTTCTCAAGGATATTAAAAACATCAAAGACAAAAAGCTAAAATCCCGAATAACTGATTGTATTGTTGAAATAAAGCAAAGTGATAGACTTACAGATCTTAAAAGTATTAAAAAATTAAAAGGCCATCAGTATGCGTATAGACTTAGAGTAGGAGATTATAGAATCGGTCTTTTTTTAAAAAATGACGTTGTCGAATTGGCAAGAGTGGTTAAAAGAAACGATATTTATAAGCTTTTTCCTTAAGAAGATTATTATTTCACCCTTTCTGGAAAATCAGTGATAATTCCTTCTACTCCAAAAGATTTTATTTTGGTAATGGCTTCTGGTTCATTAACCGTCCAAGTGTAAACCTTAAAACCGCGACTTTGCATTTCAGCTACGTTTTCCTTGGTAAGGATTTTATAATTGGAATGAATAGCTTCTGCATTTAAAAAATCGGCTTCTGGAATCGCATTTACCAAATCGTTACTGGTAAGCACACCAATGGGCATATCTATATCCAATTCCCGAGTAATTCGTAATTCTTCCCAATTAAAGCTAGAAATAATAAAATCATCTTTTTTCCAGCCTTTTTCGACAATGTATTCTTGTATGATTTCATGAACGGGATTGGCCGTGTTTTTACCCTTTAGCTCAATATTTAGTCGAACTTTTTTATCTATAAGATCTAAAACTTGTTGCAAGGTTGGAATAGAAAAACCGCCATTTAACTTAATTTCATCCAGTTCTTTCTTGGTGTAATTTTCAATGGGACCATTTCCGTTGGTAAGTCTTTCCAAAGTTTCGTCGTGAAAAACAACCACAGTACCATCTGCAATGGTAAAAACATCAATTTCGATGGCATCAACACCTAAATCCATCGCTTTTTGTATGGATGGCAAACTGTTTTCCATTACATGCCCTTTGGCACCGCGATGACCGATGGTTAATGTTTTTTTCATTTGGCTATAGCTTTGGTAGCTAAATAATACAATAGCGATATAGATAAAGCTTCTTTTTCTCATTTACTTTCATTTTTTTGCTCGCCCAAAAAAACGAAACAAAAAAGGGCGCCTTATCAAAGGAATTTTTTCGACAATTAAGTCGAAAAACCGAGGTCAAAACTCCGCGTCGCCTCGTGCCTCTGCTCCTGTTTTCGGAGCTTTTGCCCCCTATTCTATGATAAGGTGTTTTGCTTCATTTTATTGAAGCTCAAAAATAAACGATTGCAATGGAGCAAGTGTGATTTTCACAAATCCTTTACCGTTTCTTAAAGTAAGCTCGCTTTCACTTCCGTAGAGCAGATCCTTCAAAGGATATTTTTCATTCTCTAAACTCCATTTGGTAATTATTTCTGAAGGAATCTGAAGTTCAAACTCATGGGAAACATCGGTGTCAAAATTGGAAACTACGATCAATTTTTCATTTTCCGTAAATCGAACAAACGAGAACACCCTATGGTTGTAGTTTTCAGTATTTTCTTTATT from Galbibacter sp. BG1 harbors:
- a CDS encoding glycerophosphodiester phosphodiesterase, which gives rise to MRKRSFIYIAIVLFSYQSYSQMKKTLTIGHRGAKGHVMENSLPSIQKAMDLGVDAIEIDVFTIADGTVVVFHDETLERLTNGNGPIENYTKKELDEIKLNGGFSIPTLQQVLDLIDKKVRLNIELKGKNTANPVHEIIQEYIVEKGWKKDDFIISSFNWEELRITRELDIDMPIGVLTSNDLVNAIPEADFLNAEAIHSNYKILTKENVAEMQSRGFKVYTWTVNEPEAITKIKSFGVEGIITDFPERVK
- a CDS encoding type II toxin-antitoxin system RelE family toxin; the encoded protein is MTVKYKSSFLKDIKNIKDKKLKSRITDCIVEIKQSDRLTDLKSIKKLKGHQYAYRLRVGDYRIGLFLKNDVVELARVVKRNDIYKLFP